Proteins encoded within one genomic window of Humulus lupulus chromosome 1, drHumLupu1.1, whole genome shotgun sequence:
- the LOC133823325 gene encoding uncharacterized protein LOC133823325 isoform X1 yields the protein MASTVETNIISCEMEKIKKELFNVAMKGEWNEVIRAYEQNYAAHEAKITRSGYTALHIAVSDCQEDVVEALVRRVVSNSKKVLAIQNDRGNTPLHLAASMGYVRMCHCMAKADPSLVGTRNNNSETPLFLAALRGKKEAFLCLHYLSGTVHDGSFCRRRDGQTVLHCAIAGEYFDLAFQIIQLYPELVNSVDEHGFSPLHILASKPFAFKSGSNLGRWHSLISYWTFVDELKPESEDRITLLMKRLDKEKLQSYPENYKTCVNLVRLLTNAVEVVTVKKDAHQGRTGAGGESLGGPNAVTIEHKAGSQSDHRLFPPNYATCFNLFQIVCKALLVILGFGSRMITRVKEKKERHVWSVQIMNELLKHASMYEYENTGASPQVVVSPQKQSGETKPYEIAEDGDATFAADTMIGTATSVDDTSFKLNNPNGNDKGTNVDGTNDDKKGEENETAILFAAKNGVTELVEKILELFPVAIHDTNAEKKNIVLLAVEHRQPHVYKMLLKRNILKDSVFQQVDNKGNSALHLAAMLGDYKPWLIPGAALQMQWEIKWYEYVKRSMPVNFFVRYNNARKTARDIFTETHRGLFEAGGEWLTSTSQSCSLVAALIATVAFATSTTVPGGNNEISGRPILEDKPAFEIFAIASLVALCFSVTSVVMFLAILTSRYQERDFGGDLPRKLLMGLTSLFVSIASMLISFCAGHFFVLQEKLKYAAFPVYAITCLPVSLFALAQFPLYFDLIWANFKKVPQRSYKVAFSPY from the exons ATGGCCTCCACCGTGGAAACCAATATAATCAGTTGTGAAATGGAGAAAATCAAGAAAGAATTGTTCAATGTCGCCATGAAGGGCGAATGGAATGAAGTTATAAGAGCTTACGAGCAAAACTACGCAGCGCATGAAGCCAAGATCACAAGGTCAGGTTACACGGCACTTCACATAGCCGTCTCCGACTGCCAAGAAGATGTGGTCGAAGCGCTCGTACGACGTGTCGTTTCCAATTCGAAAAAAGTGCTCGCTATTCAAAACGACAGAGGGAACACTCCTCTCCACCTCGCGGCCTCAATGGGATACGTGAGAATGTGTCACTGTATGGCCAAAGCTGATCCGTCGTTGGTTGGAACTCGTAACAATAACAGCGAGACTCCTCTGTTTTTGGCCGCtctaagaggaaagaaagaagctTTCCTCTGTCTGCATTACCTTAGTGGCACCGTTCACGACGGCTCTTTTTGCCGTAGGCGCGACGGTCAGACCGTTCTTCATTGCGCCATCGCCGGAGAGTACTTCG ATTTGGCATTTCAGATTATTCAATTGTACCCGGAACTAGTTAACTCTGTTGACGAGCATGGATTTTCTCCTCTCCATATTTTGGCCAGTAAACCATTTGCCTTCAAAAGTGGTAGCAACCTTGGTCGTTGGCACAGCCTCATTTCCTATT GGACGTTTGTGGATGAGCTGAAGCCAGAATCAGAAGATCGCATTACTTTACTGATGAAAAGATTAGACAAAGAAAAGTTACAAAGCTATCCAGAAAATTACAAAACTTGCGTGAATTTGGTTCGACTGCTGACGAATGCCGTTGAAGTTG TCACAGTAAAAAAAGATGCACATCAAGGACGCACAGGAGCTGGTGGAGAGAGCCTTGGAGGACCGAATGCTGTCACCATAGAACACAAGG CTGGATCTCAAAGTGATCATCGATTATTTCCCCCTAATTACGCCACCTGCTTCAACCTTTTCCAGATTGTATGCAAGGCATTGCTGGTCATTCTTGGATTCG GGTCTAGGATGATTACCAGagtaaaggaaaagaaagagaggcATGTGTGGTCGGTTCAAATCATGAATGAACTTCTTAAGCATGCTTCCATGTATGAGTACGAAAACACTGGAGCGAGTCCACAGGTAGTAGTATCACCCCAAAAACAAAGTGGTGAGACCAAGCCTTATGAGATTGCTGAGGATGGAGATGCAACTTTTGCTGCTGATACCATGATCGGTACAGCCACCTCTGTTGATGATACTTCTTTCAAATTAAACAACCCAAATGGCAATGACAAAGGAACCAACGTTGATGGTACAAATGATGATAAAAAAG GAGAGGAGAATGAAACAGCGATATTATTTGCAGCGAAAAATGGTGTGACGGAATTGGTGGAGAAAATCCTTGAGCTTTTTCCTGTGGCTATTCATGACACGAACGCGGAGAAGAAGAATATAGTGCTACTGGCAGTGGAGCATCGGCAACCGCATGTGTACAAGATGTTGTTGAAGAGGAACATCTTGAAAGACAGTGTGTTTCAACAAGTGGACAACAAAGGGAACAGTGCCCTACATCTCGCTGCCATGTTGGGAGACTATAAGCCTTGGCTAATCCCAGGCGCTGCTCTTCAAATGCAGTGGGAAATCAAATGGTATGAG TATGTGAAAAGGTCTATGCCAGTGAACTTCTTTGTCCGCTACAACAACGCTCGCAAGACAGCAAGGGACATTTTCACCGAAACACACAGGGGTCTCTTCGAAGCCGGCGGAGAATGGTTGACGAGCACATCACAGTCCTGCTCCCTGGTGGCCGCCCTTATCGCCACCGTCGCTTTCGCTACGTCAACCACTGTCCCGGGAGGCAACAACGAGATCAGTGGTAGACCAATCCTCGAAGATAAGCCGGCTTTCGAGATTTTCGCCATAGCATCACTGGTGGCCTTGTGCTTCTCAGTCACCTCCGTGGTCATGTTCCTTGCAATACTCACGTCTCGGTACCAAGAACGAGATTTTGGAGGAGATCTACCGAGAAAGCTCTTGATGGGGCTAACGTCGCTGTTTGTGTCCATTGCTTCCATGCTGATTTCGTTCTGCGCTGGTCATTTCTTTGTTCTTCAGGAGAAACTCAAGTACGCAGCGTTTCCCGTGTATGCCATTACATGCTTGCCCGTATCTTTATTTGCTCTAGCTCAATTTCCATTGTATTTTGACCTTATATGGGCTAACTTTAAGAAGGTCCCTCAGCGTAGTTACAAGGTTGCCTTCTCCCCTTACTAA
- the LOC133823325 gene encoding uncharacterized protein LOC133823325 isoform X2 — MASTVETNIISCEMEKIKKELFNVAMKGEWNEVIRAYEQNYAAHEAKITRSGYTALHIAVSDCQEDVVEALVRRVVSNSKKVLAIQNDRGNTPLHLAASMGYVRMCHCMAKADPSLVGTRNNNSETPLFLAALRGKKEAFLCLHYLSGTVHDGSFCRRRDGQTVLHCAIAGEYFDLAFQIIQLYPELVNSVDEHGFSPLHILASKPFAFKSGSNLGRWHSLISYWTFVDELKPESEDRITLLMKRLDKEKLQSYPENYKTCVNLVRLLTNAVEVVKKDAHQGRTGAGGESLGGPNAVTIEHKAGSQSDHRLFPPNYATCFNLFQIVCKALLVILGFGSRMITRVKEKKERHVWSVQIMNELLKHASMYEYENTGASPQVVVSPQKQSGETKPYEIAEDGDATFAADTMIGTATSVDDTSFKLNNPNGNDKGTNVDGTNDDKKGEENETAILFAAKNGVTELVEKILELFPVAIHDTNAEKKNIVLLAVEHRQPHVYKMLLKRNILKDSVFQQVDNKGNSALHLAAMLGDYKPWLIPGAALQMQWEIKWYEYVKRSMPVNFFVRYNNARKTARDIFTETHRGLFEAGGEWLTSTSQSCSLVAALIATVAFATSTTVPGGNNEISGRPILEDKPAFEIFAIASLVALCFSVTSVVMFLAILTSRYQERDFGGDLPRKLLMGLTSLFVSIASMLISFCAGHFFVLQEKLKYAAFPVYAITCLPVSLFALAQFPLYFDLIWANFKKVPQRSYKVAFSPY, encoded by the exons ATGGCCTCCACCGTGGAAACCAATATAATCAGTTGTGAAATGGAGAAAATCAAGAAAGAATTGTTCAATGTCGCCATGAAGGGCGAATGGAATGAAGTTATAAGAGCTTACGAGCAAAACTACGCAGCGCATGAAGCCAAGATCACAAGGTCAGGTTACACGGCACTTCACATAGCCGTCTCCGACTGCCAAGAAGATGTGGTCGAAGCGCTCGTACGACGTGTCGTTTCCAATTCGAAAAAAGTGCTCGCTATTCAAAACGACAGAGGGAACACTCCTCTCCACCTCGCGGCCTCAATGGGATACGTGAGAATGTGTCACTGTATGGCCAAAGCTGATCCGTCGTTGGTTGGAACTCGTAACAATAACAGCGAGACTCCTCTGTTTTTGGCCGCtctaagaggaaagaaagaagctTTCCTCTGTCTGCATTACCTTAGTGGCACCGTTCACGACGGCTCTTTTTGCCGTAGGCGCGACGGTCAGACCGTTCTTCATTGCGCCATCGCCGGAGAGTACTTCG ATTTGGCATTTCAGATTATTCAATTGTACCCGGAACTAGTTAACTCTGTTGACGAGCATGGATTTTCTCCTCTCCATATTTTGGCCAGTAAACCATTTGCCTTCAAAAGTGGTAGCAACCTTGGTCGTTGGCACAGCCTCATTTCCTATT GGACGTTTGTGGATGAGCTGAAGCCAGAATCAGAAGATCGCATTACTTTACTGATGAAAAGATTAGACAAAGAAAAGTTACAAAGCTATCCAGAAAATTACAAAACTTGCGTGAATTTGGTTCGACTGCTGACGAATGCCGTTGAAGTTG TAAAAAAAGATGCACATCAAGGACGCACAGGAGCTGGTGGAGAGAGCCTTGGAGGACCGAATGCTGTCACCATAGAACACAAGG CTGGATCTCAAAGTGATCATCGATTATTTCCCCCTAATTACGCCACCTGCTTCAACCTTTTCCAGATTGTATGCAAGGCATTGCTGGTCATTCTTGGATTCG GGTCTAGGATGATTACCAGagtaaaggaaaagaaagagaggcATGTGTGGTCGGTTCAAATCATGAATGAACTTCTTAAGCATGCTTCCATGTATGAGTACGAAAACACTGGAGCGAGTCCACAGGTAGTAGTATCACCCCAAAAACAAAGTGGTGAGACCAAGCCTTATGAGATTGCTGAGGATGGAGATGCAACTTTTGCTGCTGATACCATGATCGGTACAGCCACCTCTGTTGATGATACTTCTTTCAAATTAAACAACCCAAATGGCAATGACAAAGGAACCAACGTTGATGGTACAAATGATGATAAAAAAG GAGAGGAGAATGAAACAGCGATATTATTTGCAGCGAAAAATGGTGTGACGGAATTGGTGGAGAAAATCCTTGAGCTTTTTCCTGTGGCTATTCATGACACGAACGCGGAGAAGAAGAATATAGTGCTACTGGCAGTGGAGCATCGGCAACCGCATGTGTACAAGATGTTGTTGAAGAGGAACATCTTGAAAGACAGTGTGTTTCAACAAGTGGACAACAAAGGGAACAGTGCCCTACATCTCGCTGCCATGTTGGGAGACTATAAGCCTTGGCTAATCCCAGGCGCTGCTCTTCAAATGCAGTGGGAAATCAAATGGTATGAG TATGTGAAAAGGTCTATGCCAGTGAACTTCTTTGTCCGCTACAACAACGCTCGCAAGACAGCAAGGGACATTTTCACCGAAACACACAGGGGTCTCTTCGAAGCCGGCGGAGAATGGTTGACGAGCACATCACAGTCCTGCTCCCTGGTGGCCGCCCTTATCGCCACCGTCGCTTTCGCTACGTCAACCACTGTCCCGGGAGGCAACAACGAGATCAGTGGTAGACCAATCCTCGAAGATAAGCCGGCTTTCGAGATTTTCGCCATAGCATCACTGGTGGCCTTGTGCTTCTCAGTCACCTCCGTGGTCATGTTCCTTGCAATACTCACGTCTCGGTACCAAGAACGAGATTTTGGAGGAGATCTACCGAGAAAGCTCTTGATGGGGCTAACGTCGCTGTTTGTGTCCATTGCTTCCATGCTGATTTCGTTCTGCGCTGGTCATTTCTTTGTTCTTCAGGAGAAACTCAAGTACGCAGCGTTTCCCGTGTATGCCATTACATGCTTGCCCGTATCTTTATTTGCTCTAGCTCAATTTCCATTGTATTTTGACCTTATATGGGCTAACTTTAAGAAGGTCCCTCAGCGTAGTTACAAGGTTGCCTTCTCCCCTTACTAA